The sequence ATTTTGCAGATTGTGTTCTCCCACCATCCGCAACGCCGATGCTTGCACGATTTTTTCACCTTGTTTTTCAGCTTGTGGAGATTCCATTTGCGTCTCTACAACCCACCCGTCTTCGATGTAGAAACCTTTCTCCCCAATCAAATCGGCTTTATTCACACTTGTCCAGTAAGCATTGGGAAAGCGATCGCGTGCAGTTTTCCGCAGTTCGGGATCGTCTCCGTTCAATACTTGCTGCTGAGACTGACTCAGTAGATGTGCCTTAATGTTGTAGTAGTTTTCTAGGGTTTTATGACGGCTGAGGTGATCCGGCGTAAAGGTTGTCCAAACCCCGATTTTCGGAGCAACTGTAGCAGAGGACTCGATTTGATAGCTGCTGAGTTCTGCAATTACCCAATCTGGAGGCTTTTCCGCCAGCGCTAATTCCCCAGCAGCATAGCCGATATTGCCGCAGGCGGGAGCATGGAAACCAGCCGCTTGAAAAATCGCAGCAACTAAAGCTGTCGTGGTAGTTTTGCCGTTAGTGCCAGTAATGCCTACCCAAGGACAAGATTGGAGATATCGCCACGCGAGTTCTATTTCTCCAATTGTCTCGATACCTAGCTTCCTCGCTTCTATTAATATCGGTGCATCCCAAGGAACGCCGGGACTGACGACAATCATCTGGGGCAAATCGGAACCGTTAAGTTCCAAGGAATAGCCCAACTTCACGTCAATGCCCTCGTTGGCAAGCTGTTGTTGCTCTTGGCGAAGATTTTCGGACGAATTGCGATCGCTAATCGTCACCGCCCAACCTTCCCGTTTTAACAACCGTGCAGCGGCAATTCCCGATTTTCCTAGACCGATAATATGAGCGATGGGCATAAACTCAATGGCAGTGCAAAGTCCCTGGTTTAGCAATCCTGTATCATACCGCGATAACGGTATTTAAAAACTCATATCCCACCAATCGCCTCCTTCCTGATTCTTCCTTCGCTCTTTATAGCGAAGAGAGCACATGGCTCCGCTAGTGCGCCTTCGCGGTTTTTTTCTTTTTAATTTCTGCTTGCTCAGCAAGAAAATTCCCAAAATCAAACCTTCCTAACCGCCGACTAACTCTTTACAATCGCCCCAAAATCAGCCAACACACGGGCATGATTCCGAAGCAAACCCAGGATATTCAACCGATTGCGCTTGATATTGGGATCGGCATCCATTACCAAAACACTTTCAGCACCATCAAAGAAAGTGCTAACAGTCGGGGCAATCTGCGCCAAACCATCCACTAATAGCTGGTAATTTCGCTGTTCTTGAGATGCTTGAGTTTGCGGAACTATCTGCACTAAAGCATCATAAAAAGCTTGCTCTGATGCTTTCTGGAATAGTTCTGGACTCACCACCGTCTCTGGTTGTAACTGAGCTTTATCTAAATCGCCTTGGGCTGCTAAACGAGTCGAACGGTTGACAGTTTCGTAGATTTCATTCAGCTTGCCATTATTGCGAATTGTCTGGAGGAATAAAGCGCGATCGCGTACATCCAATAAATCTTTTAACGCTCGTTCTGTGTACTCCGGATCGTTTTCTCCCAGAACTGCATTCACCAAGTCATAATCAGTATTGCGCTCATCTTGTAGAAGATTGCGAATGCGTTGCAAGAAGAATTCCTGCAATTGCCGCACTAATTCCTCCGATTTTGTCTTCGGATATTTAGCCACAAAATCAGCAACAATTTTTTGCAGCAATTGATGCAAATTAATTGGTAAATCTGCTGCCCAAGTGATATTAATCACTGCATTCGCCGCACGACGTAAAGCAAAGGGATCGGAAGAACCTGTAGGTAGCATTCCCAACCCGAAGATACTGACCAAAGTATCCAACCTATCCGCTAAAGCAACAACTTGCCCTGTTATCGTTTGGGGTAAAGAATCCCCTGCACCTCGCGGCAAATAATGCTCAATAATTGCGGTTGCTACAGCCTCCGGTTCGCCACTTGCTAAGGCATATTTCTGTCCCATAATGCCTTGCAATTCCGGGAATTCTCCCACCATTTGGGTCACGAGATCCGCTTTACATAACAAGGTAGCTCGTTCGATATTGTTCCTTTCATCCTCGCCTAATTGCAGTTGCTCGTTAATGTGACCGGCAATTTTAACCAACCGCTCCACTTTTTCCCGAACTGACCCTAAAGATTCCTGAAAGGTTACTTTTTCCAGTTGAGGTAAATAGTTCTCTAAAGATTGGGACAAGTCAGCTTTATAAAAATACTGACCATCCGCTAATCGTGCCCGAATTACTCGTGCATTTCCTTCGGCTATAATGTCCGACTTCGCCGGGTCGCCATTAGAAATTGTGATGAAATAGGGAAGTAATTCTTTAAATTTTTCAGTTTTAAAAACTGGGAAATAACGCTGGTGAGTTACCATCACTGTGGTAATCACTT comes from Coleofasciculus sp. FACHB-T130 and encodes:
- the murD gene encoding UDP-N-acetylmuramoyl-L-alanine--D-glutamate ligase, whose translation is MPIAHIIGLGKSGIAAARLLKREGWAVTISDRNSSENLRQEQQQLANEGIDVKLGYSLELNGSDLPQMIVVSPGVPWDAPILIEARKLGIETIGEIELAWRYLQSCPWVGITGTNGKTTTTALVAAIFQAAGFHAPACGNIGYAAGELALAEKPPDWVIAELSSYQIESSATVAPKIGVWTTFTPDHLSRHKTLENYYNIKAHLLSQSQQQVLNGDDPELRKTARDRFPNAYWTSVNKADLIGEKGFYIEDGWVVETQMESPQAEKQGEKIVQASALRMVGEHNLQNLLMAVATARLAGIEKEAIQEAITNFPGVPHRLEHICTLAGIDFINDSKATNYDAAQVGLASVNSPAILIAGGEAKAGDDTSWLETIQTKATAVLLIGDAATVFSQRLQDVGYSSYEIVQTMEKAVSRAAELAQAHGAKVVLLSPACASFDQYQNFEQRGDHFRQLCLELL
- the glyS gene encoding glycine--tRNA ligase subunit beta, with translation MSSFLLEVGTEELPASFVNDAIAQWRSRIPASLTENSLAHEAIEVYGTPRRLAVLIKGLPTQQPDREEEVKGPPAQAAFKDGQPTKAAEGFARKLGVEVNALEIRPTDKGDFVFVRQTIAGRPTAEILTQLVSQWIFGLEGKRLMRWGDGDIKFPRPIEWLVALLNDAVLPIELVNGSETIKSDRITRAHRVLHPESVTISQADDYVDSLRSASVEVNPESRQTKIREQVQAAAQKMDGYTEIYPDLLQEVTHLVEFPTAVVGKFDSEFLSLPTEVITTVMVTHQRYFPVFKTEKFKELLPYFITISNGDPAKSDIIAEGNARVIRARLADGQYFYKADLSQSLENYLPQLEKVTFQESLGSVREKVERLVKIAGHINEQLQLGEDERNNIERATLLCKADLVTQMVGEFPELQGIMGQKYALASGEPEAVATAIIEHYLPRGAGDSLPQTITGQVVALADRLDTLVSIFGLGMLPTGSSDPFALRRAANAVINITWAADLPINLHQLLQKIVADFVAKYPKTKSEELVRQLQEFFLQRIRNLLQDERNTDYDLVNAVLGENDPEYTERALKDLLDVRDRALFLQTIRNNGKLNEIYETVNRSTRLAAQGDLDKAQLQPETVVSPELFQKASEQAFYDALVQIVPQTQASQEQRNYQLLVDGLAQIAPTVSTFFDGAESVLVMDADPNIKRNRLNILGLLRNHARVLADFGAIVKS